The Streptomyces luteogriseus genome includes a window with the following:
- a CDS encoding sensor histidine kinase, with translation MRLTVPGPRSLAGQLFAMQAVLIAVVVAGYALFTYVSDRSQAEEAATRQARAVARSVADSPSVLTATRTGDPTAELQPYALKVMRDTEVDFITIMDPRGIRWTHPDPRQIGQPFQGHTERALKGETFTETYTGTLGPSVRAVTPIQDGSTVVGMVSAGIRVEQITQRAQDQLTALLGVAAGALMLGAVGTYVINARLRRHTHGMNATELSRMHDYHQAALHAVREGLLMLDGQYRVALINDGGRELLGVAGDVVGRSVAELGLPAPLTGALLASEPRVDEVHLTASRVLVINTSPVSGGERRGTVVTLRDVTELQSLMGELDSERGFTQALRSQAHEAANRLHTVVSLIELGRAEEAVEFATAELELAQALTDQVVAAVSEPVLAALLLGKTAQANERGVELMVSEDSSLDDGLLPETLPARDLVTILGNLIDNAVDAAQGSARARVTVAAYTRNSGDAPELVLRVSDTGPGVDPEHTEAVFQRGFSTKPAGPGGRGLGLALVRQATQRHEGSLTVAEADGGGAEFEVRLPLRESGAADAGVTSGAPVARGAGGDA, from the coding sequence ATGCGCCTCACCGTCCCCGGTCCCCGCAGTCTGGCGGGCCAGCTCTTCGCCATGCAGGCCGTCCTGATAGCGGTCGTCGTGGCCGGATACGCGCTGTTCACCTACGTCAGCGACCGCAGCCAGGCCGAGGAGGCCGCGACGCGCCAGGCCAGGGCGGTGGCCCGCTCGGTGGCCGATTCCCCGTCCGTGCTGACCGCGACCCGCACCGGCGACCCGACCGCCGAGCTCCAGCCGTACGCGCTGAAGGTGATGCGGGACACCGAGGTCGACTTCATCACGATCATGGATCCCCGGGGCATCCGCTGGACACACCCCGACCCCCGGCAGATCGGCCAGCCCTTTCAGGGGCACACCGAGCGGGCCCTGAAGGGCGAGACCTTCACCGAGACCTACACCGGCACGCTCGGCCCGTCGGTCCGCGCCGTCACCCCGATCCAGGACGGCAGCACGGTGGTCGGCATGGTCAGCGCGGGGATCCGGGTCGAGCAGATCACCCAGCGGGCCCAGGACCAGCTGACGGCCCTGCTCGGCGTCGCGGCCGGCGCGCTGATGCTGGGCGCGGTCGGCACGTACGTCATCAACGCCCGGCTGCGCCGCCACACCCACGGTATGAACGCGACCGAGCTCAGCCGGATGCACGACTACCATCAGGCCGCCCTGCACGCCGTACGCGAGGGGCTGCTGATGCTGGACGGGCAGTACCGTGTGGCGCTGATCAACGACGGAGGTCGGGAGTTGCTCGGCGTGGCCGGGGACGTGGTGGGCAGGTCGGTGGCGGAGCTGGGGCTGCCGGCCCCGCTGACGGGCGCCCTGCTCGCCTCGGAGCCCCGGGTCGACGAGGTGCATCTGACGGCGTCCAGGGTCCTGGTGATCAACACCTCGCCGGTGTCGGGCGGTGAGCGGCGCGGTACGGTCGTCACCCTGCGCGATGTCACCGAACTCCAGTCCTTGATGGGCGAGTTGGATTCCGAGCGGGGTTTCACACAGGCGCTGCGCTCACAGGCGCACGAGGCGGCGAACCGGCTGCACACGGTCGTCTCGCTGATCGAGCTGGGCCGGGCGGAGGAGGCGGTGGAGTTCGCGACGGCCGAACTGGAGCTGGCGCAGGCACTGACCGACCAGGTCGTGGCGGCGGTGAGCGAGCCGGTGCTGGCGGCACTGCTGCTGGGCAAGACGGCCCAGGCGAACGAGCGGGGCGTGGAGCTGATGGTGTCGGAGGACAGCAGCCTGGACGACGGCCTGCTGCCCGAGACCCTCCCGGCGCGGGACCTGGTGACCATCCTCGGCAACCTGATCGACAACGCCGTCGACGCGGCGCAGGGCAGCGCCCGGGCCCGGGTGACGGTGGCGGCGTACACCAGGAACTCCGGTGACGCCCCGGAGCTGGTGCTGCGGGTCTCCGACACGGGCCCGGGCGTCGACCCGGAGCACACCGAGGCGGTCTTCCAGCGGGGCTTCTCGACGAAGCCGGCGGGTCCGGGCGGCCGGGGTCTCGGGCTGGCGCTGGTCCGGCAGGCGACCCAGCGGCACGAGGGCTCCCTGACGGTGGCCGAGGCCGACGGGGGCGGGGCGGAGTTCGAGGTACGGCTGCCGCTGCGGGAGTCCGGGGCGGCGGACGCGGGCGTGACATCCGGGGCCCCGGTGGCCAGAGGCGCTGGAGGCGACGCATGA
- a CDS encoding response regulator, giving the protein MTSSEQAIRVLVVEDDPVAADAHVLYVGRVPGFVAVGKAHSGTEARRVLERTPVDLLLLDLHLPDVHGLQLARSLRTAGHHADVIAVTSARDLAVVREGVSLGVVQYVLKPFTFATLRDRLVRYAEFHAAVGEASGQDEVDRALAALRAPGPAALPKGLSAPTLERVTGALRDSAEGLTAAGVAESVGISRITARRYLEHLVDAGRAARRPQYGTVGRPELQYRWVTGQ; this is encoded by the coding sequence ATGACGAGCAGCGAGCAGGCCATCCGCGTCCTGGTGGTGGAGGACGACCCGGTCGCCGCCGACGCGCACGTGCTGTACGTGGGGCGGGTGCCGGGGTTCGTGGCGGTGGGCAAGGCGCACTCGGGTACGGAGGCCCGCCGGGTCCTGGAGCGCACCCCGGTGGACCTCCTCCTGCTCGACCTGCACCTGCCGGACGTGCACGGACTGCAACTGGCCCGGTCCCTCAGGACGGCCGGCCATCACGCGGACGTGATAGCGGTGACGTCGGCGCGCGACCTGGCCGTCGTCCGCGAGGGTGTTTCGCTCGGGGTCGTGCAGTACGTCCTGAAGCCGTTCACCTTCGCGACCCTGCGCGACCGCCTCGTGCGCTACGCCGAGTTCCACGCGGCGGTCGGCGAGGCGAGCGGCCAGGACGAGGTGGACCGGGCGCTCGCGGCCCTGCGCGCACCGGGCCCGGCCGCGCTGCCCAAGGGGCTCAGCGCACCGACGCTGGAGCGGGTGACGGGCGCCCTGCGCGACAGCGCGGAGGGCCTCACGGCCGCCGGCGTCGCGGAGTCCGTGGGCATCTCCCGCATCACGGCCCGCCGTTACCTGGAGCATCTGGTCGACGCGGGCCGCGCGGCGCGCCGCCCGCAGTACGGCACGGTGGGGCGGCCGGAGTTGCAGTACCGCTGGGTGACGGGCCAGTGA